Proteins encoded in a region of the Pseudomonas syringae KCTC 12500 genome:
- a CDS encoding RidA family protein: MTKTVITSDKAPAAIGPYSQAIKAGNTVYMSGQIPLDPSTMELVEGIEAQITQVFENLKSVAEAAGGSFKDIVKLNIFLTDLGHFAKVNELMSAYFTQPYPARAAIGVAALPRGAQVEMDAILVIE; encoded by the coding sequence ATGACCAAGACTGTCATCACCAGCGATAAAGCCCCTGCGGCCATCGGCCCTTACTCACAGGCCATCAAAGCTGGCAATACCGTCTACATGTCCGGACAGATCCCGTTGGACCCGAGCACCATGGAACTGGTCGAGGGCATCGAAGCCCAGATCACTCAGGTTTTCGAAAACCTCAAGTCGGTTGCCGAAGCAGCGGGCGGATCTTTCAAGGACATCGTCAAACTGAACATCTTTCTGACCGATCTGGGCCACTTCGCCAAGGTCAACGAGCTGATGAGCGCCTACTTCACTCAGCCTTATCCGGCCCGCGCAGCTATCGGCGTTGCGGCCTTGCCGCGTGGCGCCCAGGTTGAAATGGACGCGATTCTCGTCATCGAATAA
- the spoT gene encoding bifunctional GTP diphosphokinase/guanosine-3',5'-bis pyrophosphate 3'-pyrophosphohydrolase, which produces MPSIDALADRLSAYLGKDQVNLVRRAYFYAEQAHDGQRRRSGEAYVTHPLAVANILADMHMDHQSLMAAMLHDVIEDTGIAKEALSAQFGETVAELVDGVSKLTQMNFETKAEAQAENFQKMAMAMARDIRVILVKLADRLHNMRTLEVLSGEKRRRIAKETLEIYAPIANRLGMHSVRIEFEDLGFKAMYPMRSSRINQAVKRARGNRKELVNKIEESLSHCLAVDGIEGDVSGRQKHLYGIYKKMRGKRRAFNEIMDVYAFRIIVDKVDTCYRVLGAVHNLYKPLPGRFKDYIAIPKANGYQSLHTTLFGMHGVPIEIQIRTREMEEMANNGIAAHWLYKSSDDEQPKGTHARARQWVKGVLEMQQRAGNSLEFIESVKIDLFPDEVYVFTPKGRIMELPKGSTAVDFAYAVHTDVGNSCIACRINRRLAPLSEPLQSGSTVEIVSAPGARPNPAWLNFVVTGKARTHIRHALKLQRRSESINLGERLLNKVLNGFECNLDKIGQERIQLVLNEYRVEVLEDLLEDIGLGNRMAYVVARRLLGEGDQLPSPEGPLAIRGTEGLVLSYAKCCTPIPGDPIVGHLSAGKGMVVHLDNCRNISEIRHNPEKCIQLSWAKDVTGEFNVELRVELEHQRGLIALLASSVNAADGNIEKISMDERDGRISVVQLVVSVHDRVHLARVIKKLRALTGVTRITRMRA; this is translated from the coding sequence TTGCCGAGCATAGACGCCCTCGCCGACAGACTGTCGGCCTACCTCGGCAAGGACCAGGTCAATCTGGTCCGCCGAGCGTATTTCTACGCCGAACAAGCCCACGATGGCCAACGCCGTCGCAGCGGTGAAGCCTACGTCACCCATCCTCTTGCGGTGGCGAACATTCTTGCCGACATGCACATGGACCATCAGAGCCTGATGGCTGCGATGCTGCATGACGTCATCGAAGACACCGGGATTGCCAAGGAAGCGCTCAGCGCCCAATTTGGCGAGACTGTCGCGGAACTGGTCGACGGGGTCAGCAAACTGACCCAGATGAATTTCGAGACCAAGGCCGAAGCCCAGGCGGAAAACTTCCAGAAAATGGCCATGGCCATGGCGCGCGATATTCGCGTCATCCTGGTCAAGCTCGCCGATCGCCTGCACAACATGCGCACGCTGGAAGTCCTGTCCGGCGAAAAGCGCCGGCGCATCGCCAAGGAAACCCTCGAAATCTATGCGCCCATCGCCAATCGGTTGGGCATGCACAGTGTGCGCATCGAATTCGAGGACCTGGGCTTCAAGGCGATGTACCCGATGCGCTCCTCGCGAATCAACCAGGCGGTCAAGCGCGCCAGGGGCAATCGCAAGGAACTGGTCAACAAGATCGAAGAATCCCTGAGTCATTGCCTGGCCGTCGATGGCATCGAAGGCGACGTCAGTGGTCGGCAGAAACATCTGTATGGCATCTACAAGAAGATGCGCGGCAAGCGTCGCGCCTTCAACGAGATCATGGATGTCTACGCGTTCCGCATCATCGTCGACAAGGTCGACACCTGCTATCGCGTGCTCGGCGCTGTACATAATTTGTACAAGCCACTGCCCGGTCGCTTCAAGGATTACATCGCGATCCCCAAGGCCAACGGCTATCAGTCCCTGCATACCACCTTGTTCGGTATGCATGGCGTGCCTATCGAGATCCAGATTCGCACCCGCGAAATGGAAGAAATGGCCAACAACGGCATCGCAGCGCACTGGCTATACAAATCCAGCGACGACGAGCAGCCCAAGGGCACTCATGCTCGAGCCCGACAGTGGGTCAAGGGCGTGCTGGAAATGCAGCAGCGTGCTGGCAACTCCCTGGAATTCATCGAAAGCGTCAAGATCGACCTGTTCCCGGACGAGGTCTACGTTTTCACGCCCAAAGGCCGAATCATGGAGCTGCCCAAAGGCTCCACAGCGGTGGATTTCGCCTACGCGGTACACACCGATGTCGGCAACAGCTGCATTGCCTGCCGGATCAACCGCCGACTGGCGCCGCTTTCCGAACCGCTGCAAAGTGGCTCGACCGTCGAGATTGTCAGCGCACCCGGCGCACGTCCGAATCCGGCCTGGCTGAACTTCGTCGTCACTGGCAAGGCGCGCACCCACATTCGTCACGCGCTCAAGCTGCAACGCCGCTCCGAGTCGATCAATCTGGGCGAGCGCCTGCTGAACAAGGTGCTCAACGGCTTTGAATGCAACCTCGACAAGATCGGTCAGGAGCGCATTCAACTGGTGCTCAACGAATATCGGGTCGAAGTGCTGGAAGACCTGCTCGAAGACATCGGCTTGGGTAATCGCATGGCTTATGTCGTTGCCCGCCGCCTGCTGGGCGAAGGCGATCAGCTGCCAAGCCCTGAAGGCCCGCTGGCGATTCGTGGCACCGAAGGTCTGGTGCTCAGCTACGCCAAATGCTGTACACCAATCCCGGGCGACCCGATTGTCGGCCACCTGTCTGCAGGCAAGGGCATGGTTGTACACCTGGACAACTGCCGCAACATCAGCGAAATCCGCCACAACCCGGAAAAATGCATCCAGCTGTCCTGGGCGAAGGACGTGACCGGCGAATTCAACGTCGAGCTGCGTGTCGAACTCGAGCATCAGCGCGGCCTGATCGCGCTGTTGGCCAGCAGCGTCAACGCGGCGGACGGCAATATCGAAAAAATCAGCATGGACGAACGCGATGGTCGCATCAGCGTGGTCCAACTGGTGGTCAGCGTGCACGATCGCGTGCACCTGGCTCGTGTGATCAAGAAACTGCGCGCCCTGACCGGTGTCACACGCATCACCCGGATGCGCGCGTAG
- the rpoZ gene encoding DNA-directed RNA polymerase subunit omega, whose translation MARVTVEDCLEHVDNRFELVMLSTKRARQLATGGKEPKLAWENDKPTVMALREIAAGVMDYSVIAEAEIVEDEPLFAAFEDESNEAV comes from the coding sequence ATGGCCCGCGTAACCGTTGAAGACTGCCTAGAACACGTGGATAACCGCTTTGAGCTGGTCATGCTCTCTACCAAGCGTGCCCGTCAACTGGCAACCGGCGGCAAAGAACCAAAGCTGGCCTGGGAAAACGACAAGCCTACCGTTATGGCCCTGCGTGAAATCGCGGCTGGCGTAATGGATTACTCTGTAATCGCAGAAGCTGAAATCGTTGAAGATGAGCCATTGTTCGCAGCGTTCGAGGACGAGTCCAACGAGGCCGTCTAA
- the gmk gene encoding guanylate kinase, whose translation MTHITGTLYIISAPSGAGKTSLVKALMDAQQEPQHGAQAKIRVSVSHTTRAMRPGEVDGVNYNFVDRATFLSMIEHGDFLEQAEVFGNLYGTSQSHLQQTLDEGHDLILEIDWQGARQVRAQMPQARSIFILPPTQQALRQRLTNRGQDSDEIIEARMREAVSEMSHYNEYEYVVVNDDFAGALEDLKAIFRANRLTQQHQQEQYSELFQELLA comes from the coding sequence ATGACCCATATCACTGGCACCCTGTACATCATTTCCGCTCCGTCCGGCGCGGGCAAGACCAGTCTGGTCAAGGCGCTGATGGACGCTCAGCAAGAGCCTCAGCACGGCGCGCAGGCAAAGATTCGTGTCTCTGTCTCGCACACCACGCGCGCCATGCGCCCCGGCGAAGTGGACGGTGTGAACTACAACTTCGTCGATCGTGCCACGTTCCTGAGCATGATCGAGCACGGCGACTTTCTCGAGCAGGCCGAGGTCTTCGGCAACCTGTACGGCACGTCGCAGAGCCACCTGCAGCAGACGCTGGACGAAGGCCACGACCTGATTCTGGAAATCGACTGGCAGGGTGCGCGTCAGGTTCGTGCGCAGATGCCGCAGGCCCGCTCCATCTTCATTTTGCCGCCGACCCAGCAGGCCTTGCGCCAGCGCCTGACCAATCGCGGTCAGGACAGCGACGAGATCATCGAAGCGCGGATGCGTGAAGCGGTCAGCGAAATGAGCCACTACAACGAGTATGAGTACGTCGTGGTCAATGACGACTTTGCCGGCGCGCTGGAAGACCTCAAGGCGATTTTCCGCGCCAACCGCCTGACTCAACAGCACCAGCAAGAGCAATACAGCGAGCTTTTTCAGGAGTTGCTGGCTTGA
- a CDS encoding YicC/YloC family endoribonuclease, with protein MVHSMTAFARVERAGAQGTLSWELRSVNHRYLEPHLRLPESFRDLEGAIREALRQGLSRGKVECTLRFVEETAGKPLQVDLERAGQLIAAAESVAGLIKQPAALNPLEVLAWPGVLVADANDPQVLNTEALKLFNDALTELKSGRGREGADLARLLDERLSSIVEEVATLRTLVPQMLATQRQKVLDRFADMKAELDPQRLEQEMVLLAQKSDVAEELDRLSTHVTEVRRVLKAGGQAGRRLDFLMQELNREANTLGSKAFDPRSTQAAVNLKVLIEQMREQVQNIE; from the coding sequence ATGGTGCACAGCATGACTGCCTTTGCCCGAGTAGAGCGGGCCGGTGCCCAGGGCACACTGAGCTGGGAACTGCGCTCGGTCAACCACCGCTATCTTGAGCCACACCTGCGCCTGCCGGAGTCGTTCCGCGATCTGGAAGGCGCGATTCGCGAAGCGCTGCGTCAGGGCCTGTCGCGCGGCAAGGTCGAGTGCACATTGCGCTTTGTCGAGGAAACCGCCGGCAAGCCGCTGCAGGTGGACCTTGAACGCGCAGGCCAATTGATCGCCGCAGCCGAGTCGGTTGCCGGCTTGATCAAACAGCCTGCTGCATTGAACCCGCTCGAGGTGCTGGCATGGCCGGGCGTGCTGGTCGCCGATGCCAACGATCCGCAGGTGTTGAACACCGAGGCCCTGAAACTGTTCAATGATGCGCTGACCGAATTGAAAAGCGGGCGCGGGCGCGAAGGCGCAGACCTGGCGCGGCTGCTCGACGAGCGTCTGTCCTCCATCGTCGAAGAAGTCGCCACCTTGCGCACGCTGGTGCCACAGATGCTCGCAACCCAGCGGCAGAAGGTGCTCGATCGCTTTGCCGACATGAAAGCCGAACTCGACCCTCAGCGCCTGGAGCAGGAAATGGTCCTGCTGGCACAGAAAAGCGATGTCGCCGAAGAACTGGACCGCCTCAGCACCCACGTCACTGAAGTGCGTCGCGTACTCAAGGCTGGCGGCCAGGCAGGACGCCGTCTTGATTTCCTGATGCAAGAGCTTAACCGCGAAGCGAATACACTGGGCTCCAAGGCCTTTGACCCACGCAGCACGCAGGCTGCCGTCAACCTCAAAGTGTTGATCGAGCAGATGCGTGAGCAAGTGCAGAATATTGAGTAA
- the rph gene encoding ribonuclease PH, whose protein sequence is MKRPSGRAADQLRSIRITRNYTKHAEGSVLVEFGDTKVICTVSVENGVPRFLKGQGQGWLTAEYGMLPRATGERNQREASRGKQGGRTLEIQRLIGRSLRAALDMSKLGDVTLYVDCDVIQADGGTRTASITGAMVALADALKVIKKRGGLKGGDPLKQMIAAVSVGMYQGEPVLDLDYLEDSAAETDLNVVMTSAGGFIEVQGTAEGAPFQPEELNAMLALAQKGMTELFELQRAALAD, encoded by the coding sequence ATGAAACGTCCAAGTGGTCGCGCCGCCGATCAGCTCCGCTCGATCCGCATCACCCGCAACTACACCAAACACGCCGAGGGTTCTGTACTGGTCGAGTTTGGTGATACCAAGGTGATTTGCACCGTCAGCGTCGAAAACGGCGTACCACGCTTTCTCAAAGGGCAGGGCCAGGGTTGGCTGACCGCCGAATACGGCATGCTGCCACGCGCTACCGGCGAGCGTAATCAGCGCGAAGCCAGCCGCGGCAAGCAGGGTGGTCGTACACTCGAAATCCAGCGCCTGATCGGTCGTTCGCTGCGCGCTGCGCTGGACATGTCCAAGCTGGGCGACGTCACCTTGTACGTCGATTGCGATGTTATTCAGGCTGACGGTGGCACTCGTACGGCTTCTATTACCGGTGCGATGGTTGCTCTGGCAGATGCGCTGAAGGTGATCAAGAAGCGCGGCGGCCTGAAAGGCGGCGACCCGCTCAAGCAGATGATCGCGGCCGTTTCGGTCGGCATGTATCAGGGTGAGCCGGTGCTCGACCTGGACTACCTCGAAGACTCGGCTGCCGAAACCGACCTGAACGTGGTCATGACCAGTGCAGGCGGTTTCATTGAAGTTCAGGGCACTGCCGAAGGCGCGCCATTCCAGCCTGAAGAGCTAAACGCGATGCTCGCGCTGGCGCAGAAGGGTATGACCGAGTTGTTTGAATTGCAGCGCGCCGCGTTGGCCGACTGA
- a CDS encoding DUF4870 domain-containing protein encodes MSDSLQPFSKPPQSARQWAMFCHLSAFAGLMFPFGNLLGPLIIWQLKKDSDPFIDAQGKEALNFQITVAIAATVSMLLVLLIIGFALLTLVGIGAAVLAIIAGIKANDGVDYRYPFTLRLIK; translated from the coding sequence ATGAGTGACAGCTTGCAACCGTTCAGCAAACCGCCGCAAAGCGCTCGCCAGTGGGCGATGTTCTGTCACTTGTCGGCGTTTGCCGGGCTGATGTTTCCGTTCGGCAATCTGCTGGGCCCGCTGATTATCTGGCAGTTGAAGAAAGATTCCGATCCGTTTATCGACGCGCAAGGCAAGGAAGCGCTGAACTTTCAGATCACGGTCGCCATTGCGGCCACCGTCAGCATGCTGCTAGTGCTGCTCATCATCGGCTTTGCGTTACTGACGCTGGTGGGGATCGGTGCCGCAGTGCTGGCGATCATTGCCGGGATAAAAGCCAATGACGGCGTCGATTATCGCTATCCGTTCACCTTGCGCCTGATCAAGTAG
- a CDS encoding exodeoxyribonuclease III, whose product MRIISVNVNGIQAAVERGLLSWLQAQNADVICLQDTRASTFELDDPAFQLDGYFLYACEAEVPAQGGVALYSRLQPKAVISGLGFETADRYGRYLQADFDKVSIATLLFPSGMNGDEDLNQKFKLMDDFGKYMDKQRRKRREYIYCGSLYVAQQKLDIKNWRDSQQSPGFLAPERAWMDEIVGTMGYVDALREVSREGDQYSWWPDNEQAEMLNLGWRFDYQILTPGLRRFVRSARLPRQPRFSQHAPLIVDYDWTLTI is encoded by the coding sequence ATGCGGATCATCAGTGTGAACGTAAATGGCATTCAGGCTGCGGTCGAGCGTGGTTTGCTCAGCTGGCTGCAAGCTCAGAATGCCGACGTCATCTGCTTACAGGACACCCGCGCCTCCACCTTTGAACTGGACGATCCAGCCTTTCAGCTGGATGGTTACTTCCTCTATGCCTGCGAAGCCGAGGTTCCCGCTCAGGGTGGTGTGGCGCTGTATTCGCGGTTGCAGCCGAAGGCGGTAATCAGCGGCCTCGGCTTCGAGACAGCCGACCGCTACGGGCGCTACCTGCAAGCAGATTTCGACAAGGTCAGTATCGCTACCCTGCTCTTTCCGTCGGGGATGAATGGCGATGAAGACCTGAATCAGAAATTCAAGCTCATGGACGATTTCGGCAAGTACATGGACAAGCAGCGCCGCAAGCGTCGCGAATACATCTACTGCGGATCGCTCTATGTGGCGCAGCAGAAGCTCGATATCAAAAACTGGCGCGACAGCCAGCAGTCACCCGGCTTCCTCGCGCCCGAGCGCGCCTGGATGGACGAGATCGTCGGCACCATGGGCTATGTCGATGCCCTGCGCGAAGTCAGCCGTGAAGGTGACCAGTACAGCTGGTGGCCGGACAACGAGCAGGCCGAGATGCTGAATCTGGGTTGGCGCTTCGATTATCAGATCCTGACCCCAGGCCTGCGCCGCTTCGTGCGCAGCGCCCGTCTGCCACGCCAGCCGCGCTTCTCGCAGCACGCGCCGTTGATCGTGGATTACGACTGGACCCTGACTATCTGA
- the pyrE gene encoding orotate phosphoribosyltransferase, translated as MQAYQRDFIRFAIDRGVLRFGEFTLKSGRTSPYFFNAGLFNTGSALAQLGRFYAAAVVESGIAFDVLFGPAYKGIPLASATAVALAEHHDCDLPWCFNRKEAKAHGEGGSLVGSPLAGNVLIIDDVITAGTAIREVMQIIKDQNATAAGVLIALNRQERGNGELSAIQEVERDFGIPVVSIVSLNQVLEFLADDPQLKQHLPAVEAYRAQFGI; from the coding sequence ATGCAAGCGTATCAACGCGATTTCATTCGTTTTGCCATCGATCGCGGTGTTCTGCGCTTCGGTGAGTTCACTCTAAAGTCCGGGCGCACCAGCCCGTACTTCTTCAATGCCGGGCTGTTCAACACCGGTTCCGCACTGGCACAACTGGGGCGTTTCTACGCAGCAGCCGTGGTTGAAAGCGGTATTGCCTTCGACGTTCTGTTCGGTCCGGCCTACAAGGGCATTCCGCTCGCATCGGCCACTGCTGTGGCGTTGGCCGAGCATCATGACTGTGATCTGCCGTGGTGTTTCAACCGCAAGGAAGCCAAGGCGCACGGCGAGGGCGGCAGTCTGGTGGGCTCCCCGCTGGCGGGTAATGTGCTGATCATCGACGACGTGATCACTGCGGGCACTGCGATCCGTGAGGTCATGCAGATCATCAAGGACCAGAACGCGACAGCTGCGGGCGTGCTGATCGCGCTCAATCGTCAGGAGCGGGGCAATGGCGAGCTGTCGGCGATTCAGGAAGTCGAGCGTGACTTCGGGATTCCGGTGGTGAGTATCGTGTCGCTGAATCAGGTACTCGAGTTCCTGGCCGACGATCCGCAGCTCAAGCAGCATCTGCCTGCCGTCGAAGCCTATCGCGCGCAATTCGGAATCTGA
- the argB gene encoding acetylglutamate kinase: protein MTLERDAASNVAKVLSEALPYIRRFVGKTLVIKYGGNAMESEELKTGFARDIVLMKAVGINPVVVHGGGPQIGDLLKRLSIESHFIDGMRVTDAQTMDVVEMVLGGQVNKDIVNLINRHGGSAIGLTGKDAELIRAKKLTVTRQTPEMTKPEIIDIGQVGEVVGVNIGLLNMLVKGDFIPVIAPIGVGPDGESYNINADLVAGKVAEALKAEKLILLTNIAGLMNKQGEVLTGLTTEQVDGLIADGTIYGGMLPKIRCALEAVQGGVNSSHIIDGRVPNAVLLEIFTDSGVGTQITNRKRH, encoded by the coding sequence ATGACCCTCGAACGCGATGCCGCCTCTAATGTAGCCAAGGTCCTTTCCGAAGCGCTGCCTTACATTCGCCGCTTTGTCGGCAAGACGCTGGTTATCAAGTACGGCGGCAACGCCATGGAGAGCGAAGAGCTGAAAACCGGCTTTGCGCGCGACATCGTGTTGATGAAAGCAGTGGGCATCAACCCGGTGGTGGTTCACGGCGGCGGGCCGCAGATCGGTGATCTGCTCAAGCGCCTGTCCATCGAAAGCCACTTCATCGACGGCATGCGTGTTACCGATGCGCAAACCATGGATGTCGTGGAGATGGTACTGGGCGGCCAGGTCAACAAGGACATCGTCAACCTGATCAACCGTCATGGCGGCAGCGCGATCGGTCTGACCGGCAAGGACGCTGAGCTGATTCGTGCGAAGAAGCTCACTGTCACGCGCCAGACGCCGGAAATGACCAAGCCCGAAATCATCGACATCGGTCAGGTCGGTGAAGTGGTCGGGGTCAACATCGGGCTGCTCAACATGCTGGTCAAAGGGGATTTCATTCCGGTCATCGCACCTATCGGTGTGGGCCCGGACGGCGAGTCGTACAACATCAACGCCGACCTGGTCGCAGGCAAGGTTGCCGAAGCCCTCAAGGCCGAGAAGCTGATTCTGCTGACCAACATCGCCGGCCTGATGAACAAGCAGGGCGAAGTGCTGACCGGCCTGACCACCGAGCAGGTCGACGGCCTGATCGCCGATGGCACCATCTACGGCGGCATGCTGCCGAAGATTCGTTGCGCGCTGGAAGCGGTTCAGGGCGGGGTCAACAGCTCGCACATCATCGACGGTCGAGTGCCCAACGCGGTCTTGCTGGAGATCTTCACCGACAGCGGTGTAGGTACCCAGATCACCAACCGCAAGCGGCACTGA
- a CDS encoding phosphomannomutase/phosphoglucomutase: protein MKGSQHSASQHAVPADNSPPAASLKGLAPGLVPAAIGLLIAAALVWTALATGPQQQDQLIQAWGGSQAAAAGLALRQINADTQSAASSAALVQALQSNDAAALLSAQDRFTRWDGLAGARLYPKGLADVDTQGALPVSFATLDMLNKAAQGEAVAPEARKVGERWLIYSAAPVRAAASQPVVGTLLLAFDLQRLLNALPALPADAGQVVLSQQFGSGPAQVFLQRGQADEGKAQAFDTGYPGWKLEFTPGPGLKTSPSAVLLLLALIIAAAGVLLGLHRNERALQKRICADARQLDQLLQELSRGKAVKPFGLSLPALSGLAQALARVSLRSQPQAAPALAAGEQRDADIAKGSASSTVAASRTDWTDPLFQDTDILDIDLLDENQDFLRSEHNLAMNSPASVAPNLPETIFRAYDIRGVVGDTLNAETAYWIGRAIGSESLAQNEPNVSVGRDGRLSGPELVQQLIQGLHDSGCHVSDVGLVPTPALYYAANVLAGKTGVMLTGSHNPKDYNGFKIVIAGDTLANEQIQALHERIKTNNLTSQKGSITQVDILERYFQQIKNDIVMARKLKVVVDCGNGAAGVIAPQLIEALGCEVISLFAEVDGNFPNHHPDPGKLENLQDLIAKVKETGADLGLAFDGDGDRVGVVTNAGNVVYPDRLLMLFALDVLKRNPGADIIFDVKCTRRLTPLISEHGGRPVMWKTGHSLIKKEMKKSGALLAGEMSGHIFFKERWFGFDDGIYSAARLLEILSQESANAEDLFETFPNDISTPEINIKVTDVTKFSIIEALETDAQWGDAKLTTIDGVRVDYPKGWGLVRASNTTPVLVLRFEAETEAELQRIKDVFHAELKKVAPDLDLPF, encoded by the coding sequence GTGAAAGGTAGTCAGCACAGCGCTTCACAGCACGCCGTACCCGCCGATAACTCGCCTCCGGCTGCGAGCCTCAAAGGCCTTGCGCCTGGCCTGGTTCCTGCCGCCATCGGCCTGCTCATTGCTGCGGCACTGGTCTGGACGGCTCTGGCCACCGGCCCCCAGCAACAGGACCAGCTTATTCAGGCCTGGGGCGGCAGTCAGGCGGCAGCGGCGGGTTTAGCGCTGCGTCAGATCAACGCGGACACTCAGTCGGCCGCCTCCAGTGCAGCGCTTGTGCAGGCGCTGCAAAGCAATGATGCCGCTGCCCTGCTGTCCGCTCAGGATCGATTCACCCGCTGGGACGGTCTTGCGGGCGCTCGGCTTTACCCCAAGGGGCTGGCCGATGTGGATACGCAAGGCGCACTGCCCGTCAGCTTCGCCACCCTGGACATGCTCAACAAGGCCGCACAAGGTGAGGCCGTTGCCCCGGAGGCGCGCAAGGTCGGTGAACGCTGGTTGATCTACAGCGCCGCGCCGGTGCGTGCCGCGGCCAGTCAGCCTGTGGTGGGTACGTTGCTGTTGGCCTTTGATCTGCAGCGTTTGCTCAATGCCTTACCGGCGCTGCCTGCCGATGCCGGGCAAGTGGTGCTCAGCCAGCAGTTCGGCAGCGGACCTGCTCAGGTTTTCCTGCAGCGCGGTCAGGCCGATGAAGGCAAAGCCCAGGCCTTCGATACCGGTTATCCCGGCTGGAAACTCGAATTCACGCCCGGTCCCGGCCTGAAAACCTCTCCGTCCGCGGTGCTTCTGCTGCTGGCACTGATTATCGCTGCAGCAGGCGTGCTGCTTGGCTTGCACCGTAATGAGCGGGCCCTGCAGAAGCGTATTTGCGCCGACGCACGGCAACTGGATCAGCTGCTCCAAGAACTCTCACGCGGAAAAGCCGTCAAACCCTTCGGTTTGAGCCTCCCGGCCCTTAGTGGCCTGGCTCAGGCCCTTGCTCGTGTCTCGCTTCGTAGTCAGCCTCAGGCAGCGCCTGCCCTGGCTGCAGGCGAGCAGCGCGATGCAGATATTGCCAAAGGCAGTGCTTCGTCCACCGTGGCTGCATCACGCACCGACTGGACCGATCCGCTGTTTCAAGATACCGATATCCTTGATATCGACCTTCTCGACGAAAACCAGGACTTCCTGAGATCGGAGCATAACCTCGCTATGAACAGCCCAGCATCCGTGGCACCCAACCTTCCCGAGACTATTTTCCGTGCCTACGACATTCGTGGCGTGGTCGGGGACACCCTCAACGCTGAAACGGCTTACTGGATCGGCCGCGCCATTGGCTCCGAAAGCCTGGCGCAGAACGAACCCAACGTCAGCGTTGGCCGCGATGGTCGCCTTTCCGGTCCTGAACTGGTACAGCAACTGATTCAAGGCCTGCACGACAGCGGCTGCCACGTCAGCGATGTGGGCCTGGTGCCAACGCCTGCGCTGTATTACGCAGCCAACGTGCTGGCCGGCAAAACCGGCGTCATGCTGACCGGCAGCCATAACCCGAAGGACTACAACGGCTTCAAGATCGTCATCGCTGGCGACACCCTCGCCAACGAGCAGATCCAGGCGCTGCACGAGCGCATCAAGACCAACAACCTGACGTCGCAGAAAGGCAGCATCACCCAGGTCGACATCCTTGAGCGCTACTTCCAGCAGATCAAGAATGACATCGTCATGGCGCGCAAGCTGAAGGTCGTGGTCGACTGCGGCAACGGCGCGGCAGGCGTGATCGCTCCGCAACTGATCGAAGCGCTGGGCTGCGAAGTGATTTCGCTGTTCGCGGAAGTGGACGGCAACTTCCCTAACCACCACCCGGATCCGGGCAAGCTGGAAAACCTGCAGGACCTGATCGCCAAGGTCAAGGAAACCGGTGCCGACCTGGGCCTGGCTTTCGACGGTGACGGCGACCGTGTCGGTGTCGTGACCAACGCAGGCAACGTGGTGTACCCGGACCGCCTGTTGATGCTGTTCGCGCTGGACGTGCTCAAGCGCAATCCGGGTGCCGATATCATTTTCGACGTCAAATGCACACGCCGCCTGACTCCGCTGATCAGCGAACATGGCGGTCGTCCGGTGATGTGGAAAACCGGTCACTCGCTGATCAAGAAAGAAATGAAGAAAAGCGGTGCGCTGCTGGCAGGCGAAATGAGCGGCCACATCTTCTTCAAGGAACGCTGGTTCGGTTTCGACGACGGTATCTACAGCGCAGCACGCCTGCTGGAGATCCTCAGCCAGGAGTCGGCCAACGCCGAAGACCTGTTCGAAACCTTCCCGAACGATATTTCGACGCCTGAAATCAACATCAAGGTGACGGATGTCACCAAGTTCAGCATCATCGAGGCCCTTGAGACGGATGCACAGTGGGGCGACGCCAAACTGACCACCATCGACGGTGTCCGTGTGGATTATCCGAAGGGCTGGGGTCTGGTTCGCGCTTCCAATACCACGCCGGTACTGGTGCTACGCTTCGAAGCCGAGACCGAGGCCGAATTGCAGCGTATCAAGGACGTGTTCCACGCAGAATTGAAGAAAGTTGCGCCGGACCTCGACCTGCCATTTTGA